One Planctomycetia bacterium DNA segment encodes these proteins:
- the gltX gene encoding glutamate--tRNA ligase: MTVRTRFAPSPTGYLHIGGVRTALFNWLFARKHGGQFILRIDDTDAGRNVESALAPILHGLSWLGIDWDEGPDSTGTPNGYFQSQRLTQYQEAVRKLLASGHAYRDYAKTEELQAEREAAEKAKVTFVYSRRWMAETDADAARFEAEGRARVVRLKMPREGKLVLQDHIRGQVEFEWANEQDHVIQRADGTCLYHLANVVDDYDFQISHVIRAEEHLSNTPRQVFILESLGYPRPEYAHLPFVAEPGSKNKLSKRKLDKYLKNKDFAQVNEHGRKIAEAMHLEVAAETFNPVIVDFYEQVGYLPDAIINYLVLLGWSLDDKTENFTRQEMIEHFSLERVNKAPASFDPKKLMSVQERYMQQLPPKQKVAMVLPYLQRARLATEPPPCTIGPVLLQIVTAAGDRIKTAGDILDYADFFTADDQLTYDEAAFDKRIRQAPEAKTLLAGFRDSLKDVEPFNAEVLEKTLHDFIAKENIAANQIVHALRIGLTGKAVGFGLFDILAILGRERALARIERAVRY, encoded by the coding sequence ATGACTGTTCGCACTCGTTTTGCTCCCAGCCCGACTGGGTATTTGCATATTGGCGGGGTGCGCACCGCGCTGTTTAACTGGCTGTTCGCGCGGAAGCATGGCGGGCAGTTTATTCTGCGGATCGACGACACCGACGCTGGACGGAATGTCGAGAGTGCGCTCGCGCCGATTTTGCATGGCTTGTCGTGGCTGGGCATCGACTGGGATGAAGGGCCGGACTCGACGGGGACGCCGAACGGGTATTTCCAATCGCAGCGGCTTACGCAGTATCAGGAGGCGGTGCGAAAACTGTTGGCGTCCGGGCACGCGTATCGCGATTACGCCAAGACCGAAGAACTGCAAGCAGAGCGCGAAGCGGCCGAGAAAGCCAAGGTGACCTTCGTTTACAGCCGCCGTTGGATGGCGGAGACGGATGCGGATGCCGCGCGCTTCGAGGCGGAAGGACGCGCCCGTGTCGTGCGATTGAAAATGCCGCGCGAGGGGAAGCTCGTGTTGCAGGATCACATTCGCGGGCAGGTGGAGTTCGAGTGGGCCAACGAACAGGATCATGTAATCCAACGCGCGGATGGCACGTGTCTCTACCATCTGGCGAACGTGGTCGACGACTATGACTTTCAGATTTCGCACGTGATCCGCGCCGAGGAGCATCTCTCCAATACGCCGCGCCAGGTGTTCATTCTGGAATCGCTCGGCTATCCGCGCCCCGAGTATGCCCATCTCCCGTTTGTGGCCGAACCGGGCAGCAAGAACAAGCTCAGTAAGCGGAAGCTGGACAAGTATCTGAAGAACAAGGATTTCGCCCAGGTCAACGAGCACGGCCGGAAGATTGCCGAGGCCATGCACCTGGAAGTCGCCGCGGAGACGTTCAACCCGGTGATCGTCGATTTCTACGAGCAAGTCGGTTACCTGCCGGATGCGATTATCAACTACCTGGTGCTGTTGGGCTGGTCGCTCGACGACAAGACGGAAAACTTCACGCGGCAGGAGATGATCGAGCATTTTTCGCTGGAGCGCGTGAACAAGGCGCCGGCGAGCTTTGATCCGAAGAAGTTGATGTCAGTGCAGGAGCGCTACATGCAACAACTGCCGCCGAAGCAAAAAGTGGCGATGGTGTTGCCGTACCTGCAACGGGCGAGATTGGCGACGGAACCGCCCCCCTGCACGATCGGCCCCGTGCTGCTGCAAATCGTCACCGCGGCCGGCGATCGCATCAAGACCGCGGGCGATATCCTCGACTACGCCGATTTCTTCACCGCTGACGACCAATTGACCTACGACGAGGCGGCCTTCGACAAGCGCATTCGTCAAGCTCCGGAAGCGAAAACGCTGCTCGCAGGTTTTCGCGATTCGTTGAAGGACGTCGAGCCGTTCAACGCCGAGGTGCTGGAAAAGACGCTGCACGATTTTATCGCCAAGGAGAACATCGCGGCGAATCAGATCGTGCATGCGCTGCGGATCGGGCTGACCGGTAAAGCGGTCGGCTTTGGGTTGTTCGATATTCTGGCGATTTTGGGACGTGAACGAGCGTTAGCGCGAATTGAGCGCGCCGTCCGATACTAA
- the ggt gene encoding gamma-glutamyltransferase has translation MRFVVCLSAAICLMSSSFSLAQSNPPAVSGYDRPGANKHKSRSVTIAKHGMVATSQPLAVLAGLDVLRAGGNAADAAIATNAMMGLVEPMSCGIGGDLFVLYWDAKSQKLYGLNASGRSPFALNRDVFREKQLAQIPNDGPLSWSVPGCVSGWETLHQRFGRTKWDALFTPAIQHAEEGFPVTEVIAGYWAGGTASLKKWPDSAATYLPNGAALKEGEVFRNPRLAASYRAIATDGAKAFYEGSIAQRIVQFSEANGGYFSLRDFTEHTSDWIEPVSTNYRGYDVWQLPPNGQGIAVLQMLNLLESYDLKSLGLGSPEYLHTFVEAKKLAYADRAKFYADPAFVDAPIAELISTPYADVRRKLIDPQHAATNVPAGDPKLRQGDTIYLTVVDAERNCCSLIQSNFNGFGSKVVPGDVGFALQNRGALFALDDTHLNRLEPHKRPFHTIIPAMVTKAGKPWFSFGVMGGDMQPQGQVQVLVNMIDFGLDVQAAGDAARVRHDGSATPTGLPETPPGGTVIVESGISDAAVKALEAKGHQVKRGDPDGGYQGIQIDWENGVLRGGSEPRKDGTALGY, from the coding sequence ATGCGCTTCGTCGTCTGTTTGTCCGCGGCGATCTGCCTGATGTCCTCGTCTTTTTCGCTCGCACAATCCAATCCCCCCGCCGTCTCCGGCTACGATCGCCCCGGCGCGAATAAGCACAAAAGCCGCTCCGTCACCATCGCCAAGCATGGCATGGTTGCCACCAGCCAGCCGCTCGCGGTGTTGGCCGGGCTCGACGTCTTGCGCGCCGGCGGAAACGCGGCCGATGCGGCCATCGCGACCAACGCCATGATGGGCCTCGTCGAGCCCATGAGTTGCGGCATTGGCGGCGATTTGTTCGTCCTCTACTGGGACGCCAAGTCACAGAAACTCTACGGACTCAACGCCAGCGGGCGCAGTCCTTTCGCGCTCAATCGCGACGTGTTCCGCGAAAAGCAGCTCGCGCAGATTCCCAACGACGGCCCGCTCTCCTGGTCCGTGCCAGGCTGCGTCTCCGGCTGGGAAACGCTGCACCAACGATTCGGCCGCACTAAATGGGATGCGCTGTTCACGCCCGCGATCCAGCACGCCGAGGAAGGTTTTCCAGTCACCGAGGTCATCGCCGGCTACTGGGCCGGCGGCACGGCGAGCTTGAAGAAATGGCCCGACAGCGCCGCGACGTATCTGCCGAACGGGGCTGCGCTGAAAGAAGGCGAAGTCTTCCGCAACCCACGTCTCGCGGCGAGCTACCGCGCCATTGCGACGGATGGCGCAAAAGCGTTTTACGAGGGTAGCATCGCCCAGCGCATCGTCCAGTTCAGCGAGGCCAACGGCGGATATTTCTCGCTACGCGACTTCACCGAACACACGAGCGATTGGATCGAGCCGGTCTCGACAAACTACCGCGGCTACGACGTCTGGCAGCTCCCGCCCAACGGCCAGGGCATCGCCGTGCTGCAAATGCTGAATCTGTTGGAGTCGTATGATCTCAAATCGCTGGGCCTCGGCAGCCCGGAGTATCTGCATACCTTTGTCGAAGCCAAGAAGCTCGCCTACGCCGACCGCGCGAAGTTTTACGCCGATCCGGCCTTTGTCGACGCGCCGATCGCGGAGCTGATCTCCACGCCGTATGCCGACGTGCGCCGCAAACTCATCGATCCTCAACACGCGGCGACGAATGTACCGGCTGGCGACCCGAAGTTACGACAGGGAGACACGATTTACCTCACCGTTGTCGACGCCGAACGCAACTGCTGCTCGCTGATTCAAAGCAACTTCAACGGCTTCGGCTCGAAGGTCGTCCCCGGCGACGTCGGCTTCGCGTTGCAAAACCGCGGGGCGCTCTTCGCGCTCGACGACACGCATCTCAATCGCCTGGAACCGCACAAGCGGCCGTTCCACACGATCATCCCCGCGATGGTCACCAAAGCTGGAAAACCGTGGTTCTCGTTCGGCGTGATGGGCGGCGACATGCAGCCGCAAGGTCAGGTGCAGGTGCTCGTCAATATGATCGACTTCGGCCTCGACGTCCAAGCCGCCGGCGACGCCGCGAGAGTGCGCCACGACGGCAGCGCCACGCCGACGGGCCTCCCAGAGACGCCCCCCGGCGGGACGGTCATCGTCGAATCCGGTATCTCAGACGCGGCGGTGAAAGCCTTGGAAGCAAAAGGCCACCAGGTCAAACGCGGCGACCCCGACGGCGGCTATCAAGGCATCCAGATCGACTGGGAAAACGGCGTCCTCCGCGGCGGCAGCGAGCCGCGAAAAGACGGCACGGCGCTGGGGTATTGA
- a CDS encoding alpha/beta hydrolase: MLKRAVVALLLAAVGAQLASAQEADNFERKEDVIYGRKDGLAMTMDVFTPKENKNGAAIIFCVSGGWVSAHAAIHPSFVQEFLNRGYTVFAVVHGSQPKYTNLEAVSDMNRAVRYIRTHAADYGVDPERFGITGASAGGHLSLMIGTAGAEGSADAMDAVDKASSRVQAVACFFPPTDFLNYGKDGENAMGRGVLANFRAPFDYQYYDDAKQEFEPITDEQKLDELAHTISPVYQVTADDPPTLIIHGDADTLVPIQQAQLVIDKLKGAGVEAELVTKPGAGHGWPDLLKDMATLGDWFDKHLGKK, from the coding sequence GTGTTGAAAAGAGCAGTCGTCGCGTTGCTGTTGGCCGCCGTAGGCGCCCAACTGGCGTCGGCCCAAGAGGCCGACAATTTTGAGCGAAAAGAAGACGTCATCTACGGCCGCAAAGACGGCCTGGCGATGACGATGGACGTCTTCACGCCGAAGGAAAACAAGAACGGCGCGGCCATCATCTTCTGCGTCAGCGGCGGCTGGGTTTCCGCCCATGCGGCGATTCACCCGAGCTTCGTGCAGGAATTCTTGAACCGCGGCTACACGGTGTTTGCCGTCGTGCATGGCAGCCAGCCGAAGTACACGAATCTCGAAGCGGTCAGCGATATGAATCGCGCGGTACGGTACATTCGCACGCACGCGGCCGATTACGGCGTCGATCCGGAGCGCTTTGGCATTACCGGCGCATCGGCGGGCGGGCATTTGTCGCTGATGATCGGCACGGCCGGCGCCGAGGGGAGCGCCGACGCGATGGACGCCGTCGACAAAGCAAGCAGCCGCGTGCAGGCGGTGGCCTGCTTCTTTCCGCCGACGGATTTTCTGAACTACGGCAAGGACGGCGAAAACGCGATGGGGCGCGGCGTGCTGGCGAACTTTCGCGCACCGTTCGACTATCAGTATTACGACGACGCGAAGCAGGAGTTCGAGCCGATCACGGACGAGCAGAAGCTCGATGAGCTCGCGCACACGATCTCGCCGGTCTACCAAGTTACCGCCGACGATCCCCCCACGCTGATCATCCACGGCGACGCCGACACGCTGGTGCCGATTCAACAAGCGCAACTGGTGATCGACAAACTCAAAGGCGCTGGCGTCGAAGCGGAACTGGTGACGAAGCCGGGCGCTGGGCATGGTTGGCCCGACTTACTCAAGGACATGGCGACGCTGGGGGATTGGTTTGACAAGCACTTGGGGAAGAAATAG
- a CDS encoding protein-L-isoaspartate(D-aspartate) O-methyltransferase: protein MSPARAQSRQALEEARRRMVDEEIEAAGVKNPRVLDAMRKTPRHEFVAVAERKLAYFDMAMPIGSGQTISPPFIVAYMTEQLDPQPTDKVLEIGTGSGYQAAVLSPIVAEVYSIEIVESLGQKAARALRRLKYENVHTKIGDGYQGWAEHAPFDKIIVTCSPEQIPEALVEQLKEGGRMVIPLGERYQQSLYLYQKKDGKMVEEALRPTLFVPMTGAAEDGRHILPNPAKPSVANGAFDESLKQKPDEPAGWHYLRQAELVDEDGQGKYLRFANQVPGRGCQALQAFAVDGRKVAQLSVSLRVQGKDIAPGQDARQLPSLAITFYDERRAVVAERGLGPWRGSFTWQPESAKLQVPKQAREAILRVGLMGAVGELGIDDVDVRASE from the coding sequence GTGTCGCCCGCCCGTGCCCAATCGCGGCAGGCCCTGGAAGAAGCCCGGCGGCGGATGGTGGACGAGGAAATCGAAGCCGCTGGCGTCAAAAACCCGCGAGTCCTGGACGCCATGCGAAAAACGCCCCGGCACGAGTTCGTCGCCGTGGCAGAGCGAAAGCTGGCCTACTTCGATATGGCCATGCCGATCGGCTCCGGCCAGACAATCTCGCCGCCGTTTATCGTGGCTTACATGACGGAACAACTCGATCCCCAGCCGACCGACAAGGTGCTGGAAATCGGCACCGGCTCCGGCTACCAGGCCGCGGTGCTCAGCCCGATCGTGGCCGAAGTGTATTCGATTGAGATCGTCGAATCGCTCGGGCAAAAGGCCGCGCGGGCGCTGCGTCGACTCAAGTACGAAAACGTCCACACCAAGATCGGCGACGGCTATCAAGGCTGGGCCGAGCACGCGCCGTTCGACAAGATCATCGTCACCTGTTCGCCGGAGCAAATCCCCGAGGCCCTTGTCGAGCAACTCAAGGAAGGGGGCCGGATGGTCATTCCACTCGGCGAGCGCTACCAGCAGTCGCTGTACCTGTACCAGAAGAAGGACGGCAAGATGGTCGAAGAAGCGTTGCGGCCCACGCTCTTCGTTCCCATGACCGGCGCCGCCGAAGACGGCCGCCATATCTTGCCGAACCCTGCCAAGCCCAGCGTGGCGAACGGCGCCTTCGACGAGTCGCTCAAACAAAAGCCCGACGAGCCGGCCGGCTGGCATTACCTGCGCCAAGCGGAACTCGTCGACGAGGACGGACAAGGTAAATACCTGCGGTTCGCGAATCAAGTCCCCGGCCGCGGCTGCCAGGCCCTGCAGGCGTTCGCCGTCGACGGCCGCAAAGTAGCACAGCTTTCCGTGTCACTGCGCGTGCAAGGCAAGGACATCGCCCCCGGCCAAGACGCACGGCAGCTCCCTAGCTTGGCGATCACCTTCTACGACGAACGCCGCGCGGTGGTCGCGGAGCGCGGCCTCGGCCCCTGGCGCGGTTCCTTCACCTGGCAACCCGAGTCCGCCAAACTCCAAGTCCCCAAGCAAGCCCGAGAAGCAATTCTCCGCGTCGGCCTAATGGGCGCGGTAGGCGAGTTGGGCATCGACGACGTAGACGTGAGGGCAAGTGAATAG